Proteins from one Pontibacter korlensis genomic window:
- a CDS encoding alpha/beta hydrolase — MRKRFYTFLLLLALTIFTTEAAKVDTLVIQSPSMQKTLKAGVVTPDGHQKKKSGPYPVLYLLHGYSGNYSDWLKTPPQKNLLQQMADKYQIIIVTPEGGFSSWYFDSPTDKSSQYETYITKELREELDSKYKTIADKRGRFISGLSMGGHGALYLSARNPELYLAAGSMSGALNVAGIEHENLLKSIEAVLGPKQENQELFRQSSVVHMVPQLKASGVKFMIDCGVNDFLVEDNRELHRRLVYEKVPHDYIERPGEHNWVYWGNALEYHLLFFQKARAEALAQ; from the coding sequence ATGCGAAAGAGATTTTATACTTTCCTCCTGCTACTTGCCCTCACAATTTTTACCACCGAGGCAGCCAAAGTAGATACACTGGTTATTCAGAGCCCGTCCATGCAGAAAACGCTGAAAGCGGGCGTAGTGACACCAGACGGTCATCAGAAAAAAAAGAGCGGACCTTACCCGGTGCTGTACCTGCTGCACGGCTACAGCGGTAACTACAGTGACTGGTTGAAAACACCGCCACAGAAAAACCTGCTGCAGCAAATGGCAGACAAGTATCAAATCATCATCGTTACACCGGAAGGTGGTTTCAGCAGCTGGTACTTTGACAGCCCTACAGATAAAAGCAGCCAGTATGAAACTTACATTACAAAGGAACTGCGAGAGGAGCTGGACAGCAAGTATAAAACCATAGCCGATAAGCGCGGACGTTTTATCTCTGGCCTGAGTATGGGCGGGCATGGTGCTTTATACCTATCTGCGCGTAACCCTGAGCTATACTTAGCTGCTGGCAGCATGAGTGGCGCCTTGAACGTAGCAGGCATTGAGCACGAAAACCTGCTTAAAAGTATAGAGGCAGTGCTTGGTCCGAAGCAGGAGAACCAGGAGCTATTCCGGCAGAGTTCTGTTGTGCATATGGTGCCGCAGCTAAAAGCCAGTGGCGTTAAATTTATGATTGATTGTGGCGTGAATGATTTTCTGGTTGAAGATAACCGCGAACTGCACCGCCGCCTGGTGTATGAAAAGGTGCCTCACGACTATATTGAACGGCCCGGCGAGCATAACTGGGTGTACTGGGGCAACGCGCTGGAGTACCACCTGCTGTTCTTCCAGAAGGCGCGAGCTGAGGCCTTGGCACAATAA